One window from the genome of Thermococcus sp. EP1 encodes:
- a CDS encoding ABC transporter ATP-binding protein — MPEPILQVRDLTVHFYTYAGIVKAIEKVSFDVYKGETFALVGETGCGKSVTSRALTQLIESPGRIVGGKVIYYSEKGPVDLLQLSEEEIREIRGNEIAYIFQDPHASLDPLYTVGYQIAEGMEVHGRIKNIKEGVKKAVDILRSVLIPDPEKRVHNYPHELSGGMKQRVVIGTGIANNPKVLIADEPTTALDVTVQAQILDLINELKAKYRATVILITHNLGVVAETADRVAVMYAGKIVEIGSVKQIFKNPLHPYTKGLLNAVPNPMTKIERLEAIPGTVPNLITPPGGCRFHPRCPYATEVCKQKIPELVEIEDGHFVACHLY, encoded by the coding sequence ATGCCTGAGCCCATACTCCAAGTTAGAGACCTAACCGTTCACTTTTATACATATGCAGGAATAGTAAAAGCCATTGAAAAAGTCTCCTTCGATGTTTACAAAGGTGAAACTTTTGCCTTAGTAGGAGAAACAGGATGTGGAAAAAGCGTAACTTCAAGAGCTTTAACCCAACTTATAGAAAGTCCTGGAAGAATAGTAGGTGGTAAGGTAATCTATTATTCGGAGAAAGGTCCCGTTGATTTGTTGCAATTAAGCGAAGAAGAAATTAGGGAGATCAGAGGAAACGAGATAGCGTACATATTTCAGGATCCTCACGCCTCTCTTGATCCATTATACACTGTGGGCTACCAAATAGCAGAGGGTATGGAGGTTCATGGAAGAATAAAAAATATAAAAGAAGGTGTCAAAAAGGCTGTTGATATATTAAGATCTGTTCTAATCCCTGATCCAGAGAAGAGAGTTCACAACTACCCCCATGAACTCAGTGGTGGTATGAAACAGAGAGTTGTTATCGGAACCGGAATTGCGAATAATCCAAAGGTACTCATAGCTGACGAACCTACAACTGCACTCGATGTAACGGTTCAGGCCCAAATTTTGGATTTGATAAATGAGCTTAAAGCAAAATACCGTGCAACTGTTATCTTAATTACCCATAATCTAGGTGTCGTTGCAGAAACTGCTGATAGAGTAGCAGTCATGTATGCAGGAAAAATTGTGGAAATAGGAAGTGTGAAACAGATATTTAAGAATCCGCTGCATCCATATACAAAAGGTCTTCTAAATGCTGTTCCAAATCCAATGACAAAAATTGAGCGCTTAGAAGCTATTCCTGGAACAGTGCCAAACTTAATAACTCCTCCTGGTGGATGTAGATTCCATCCAAGATGTCCATATGCCACGGAGGTTTGTAAACAGAAAATACCTGAATTAGTGGAAATAGAAGATGGGCACTTTGTTGCATGCCATCTTTACTGA
- a CDS encoding ABC transporter ATP-binding protein — protein MEKVLEVKHLKKYFPVKGLFFTKGYVKAVDDISFEIYKGETFGLVGESGCGKTTTGRTILRLIEPTSGEIIFKGKNVTELKGEELKQFRKDAQIMFQDPYSSLNPRQTVFEIIMEPVRFHGIHVDDPEEFVVKLLESVGLNEMHLYRYPHEFSGGQRQRIALARLLALKPEFIVLDEPTSALDVSVQANILNMLKDLQYDFGFTYLFISHDLGVVKYMSHRMGVMYLGKLVEVGPAERIFENPLHPYTQFLLSAIPVPDPELAEELKAKRQKISGEPPSPINPPSGCRFHPRCPYAKSICKTDEPPLVEVEKDHYVACWLYSKA, from the coding sequence ATGGAGAAAGTACTCGAAGTTAAACATTTGAAGAAATACTTCCCAGTTAAGGGATTATTCTTCACAAAGGGCTATGTAAAGGCAGTGGATGATATAAGTTTCGAAATTTACAAGGGCGAAACCTTTGGGCTAGTGGGAGAAAGTGGGTGTGGAAAAACAACAACCGGAAGGACAATATTGAGGCTCATAGAGCCTACTAGTGGAGAAATAATATTCAAAGGAAAAAACGTTACAGAACTTAAAGGCGAAGAGCTCAAACAGTTCCGTAAGGACGCCCAGATAATGTTTCAAGACCCATACTCCTCCCTTAATCCAAGACAAACTGTTTTTGAAATTATAATGGAACCTGTAAGATTTCATGGAATTCATGTAGATGATCCAGAGGAATTTGTAGTTAAGCTTTTAGAAAGTGTTGGATTGAACGAAATGCACTTGTATCGTTATCCTCATGAATTTAGTGGAGGTCAGAGACAGAGAATAGCACTAGCCCGACTATTAGCATTAAAGCCAGAATTTATCGTGTTAGACGAACCCACCTCAGCACTTGATGTTTCAGTACAAGCAAACATCCTAAACATGCTAAAGGACCTTCAATACGACTTTGGATTTACATATCTCTTTATTTCCCATGACCTTGGAGTTGTTAAGTACATGAGTCACAGAATGGGCGTGATGTACCTAGGAAAACTCGTAGAAGTTGGCCCTGCAGAAAGAATCTTCGAGAATCCATTACATCCGTATACCCAATTCTTGCTCTCAGCAATACCAGTTCCCGATCCAGAGCTCGCTGAAGAATTAAAGGCCAAAAGACAGAAGATTAGTGGAGAACCCCCAAGTCCAATAAATCCGCCGAGTGGATGTAGATTCCATCCAAGATGTCCCTACGCAAAAAGTATATGTAAAACAGACGAGCCACCATTAGTAGAAGTAGAGAAAGACCACTATGTGGCCTGTTGGTTGTATTCAAAAGCGTGA
- a CDS encoding ATP-dependent DNA helicase, which translates to MEVSELKSLGVDERIIRLIQERGIERLYPPQADALRTGVLKGKNLVLAIPTASGKTLVAEIVMVNKILHEKSKAIYLVPLKALAEEKYKEFKFWEKLGIKITMTTGDYDSTESWLGKYDIIIATSEKFDSLLRHKSPWIKDIRLVVADEIHLLGSYDRGATLEMILSHLMDKAQILGLSATVGNAEELAEWLNAELVVSEWRPVTLKRGVFYHGQLFWEDGSIEKFPSQWDSLVLDAVKKGKQALIFVNTRRSAEREALLLSGKISRFLTKPEERRLKQLTNELENTPTNEKLKESLAKGVAFHHAGLGRAERSIIEDMFREGVIKVITATPTLSAGLNLPAFRVIIRDTKRYSNFGWTDIPVLEIQQMMGRAGRPKYDREGQAIIVAKTEKPENIMKRYIMGKPEKLFSMLSNEASFRSQILALITNFGVGNFKELINFLERTFYYHQRKNLEALEGKAKSIVYFLLENEFIDIDLNDHFMPLPFGIRTSQLYLDPLTAKKFKDAFEMLEKKPNPLGVFQLLASTPDMTSLRVRRKEQEDILDYAYEMEEYLYQSIPYWEDYKFEKFLGEVKTAKLLLDWINEVNEAKILETYEIDTGDLYRLLELVDWLMYSLVELYKLFNPRPEVIEFLKKLHIRVKHGVREELLELITLPMVGRKRARALYNAGFKGIEDIVKAKPSELLRVEGIGVGVLEKIYQHFGVELPKIREKKKAKKGTLDAFFK; encoded by the coding sequence ATGGAGGTTAGTGAACTTAAATCACTTGGAGTAGACGAAAGGATAATAAGGCTAATTCAGGAGCGAGGCATAGAAAGGCTTTATCCTCCTCAAGCGGATGCCTTAAGAACTGGAGTACTTAAGGGGAAGAATTTAGTTTTAGCGATTCCAACTGCCTCTGGAAAAACCCTCGTTGCAGAAATTGTCATGGTCAACAAAATCCTTCATGAAAAGAGTAAGGCTATCTATCTTGTTCCTTTAAAGGCCCTCGCTGAAGAAAAATACAAAGAATTTAAATTCTGGGAAAAACTGGGGATCAAAATTACTATGACTACTGGAGACTACGACAGTACCGAGAGTTGGCTTGGAAAATATGATATTATTATAGCCACTTCTGAGAAATTTGACTCACTTCTAAGGCATAAATCTCCATGGATAAAGGACATTAGACTCGTAGTAGCCGATGAGATTCATCTTCTTGGTTCTTATGATAGAGGAGCAACTCTTGAAATGATTCTCTCTCATCTAATGGATAAAGCTCAAATACTTGGTTTAAGCGCTACAGTGGGAAATGCAGAAGAACTCGCTGAGTGGTTAAATGCAGAATTAGTTGTGAGTGAGTGGAGACCAGTTACTCTAAAAAGAGGTGTTTTTTATCATGGTCAGCTTTTCTGGGAAGACGGAAGCATAGAGAAGTTTCCAAGTCAATGGGACTCTCTCGTTCTTGATGCTGTAAAGAAAGGCAAGCAAGCATTAATTTTTGTTAACACCAGAAGAAGTGCTGAAAGAGAGGCCCTCCTTTTGAGTGGAAAGATATCAAGATTTTTGACAAAACCAGAAGAAAGAAGGCTAAAGCAATTGACAAATGAACTTGAAAATACTCCAACGAATGAGAAACTTAAAGAATCCTTGGCAAAGGGCGTTGCATTCCACCATGCAGGTTTGGGAAGGGCAGAACGTTCAATTATAGAGGACATGTTTAGAGAAGGAGTTATTAAAGTAATAACAGCAACTCCAACATTAAGTGCTGGACTTAACCTTCCTGCTTTTCGTGTTATTATCCGGGATACCAAACGTTATTCAAATTTTGGGTGGACTGATATCCCCGTTCTTGAGATCCAGCAAATGATGGGAAGGGCAGGGAGACCAAAATATGACAGAGAAGGCCAGGCAATTATAGTGGCAAAAACAGAAAAACCAGAGAACATCATGAAAAGATACATTATGGGCAAGCCAGAAAAACTCTTCTCAATGCTTTCAAATGAAGCATCTTTTAGAAGCCAAATTCTAGCGCTGATAACCAATTTTGGAGTTGGAAACTTTAAAGAACTAATTAATTTTCTCGAAAGAACTTTCTATTACCATCAGCGAAAGAACCTAGAAGCGCTTGAAGGTAAGGCAAAAAGTATAGTATACTTCCTTCTTGAAAATGAGTTCATAGATATTGACTTAAATGATCACTTCATGCCACTTCCATTTGGCATTAGGACTTCTCAGCTGTATCTTGATCCATTGACGGCCAAGAAATTCAAAGATGCGTTTGAAATGCTTGAGAAAAAGCCAAATCCATTGGGAGTTTTCCAACTTTTAGCTTCAACTCCTGACATGACGTCTTTGAGAGTAAGGCGAAAAGAACAAGAAGACATCTTGGATTATGCCTACGAAATGGAAGAGTACCTATACCAAAGTATCCCTTACTGGGAGGATTACAAATTTGAAAAATTTTTGGGAGAGGTAAAAACTGCAAAACTCCTCCTCGACTGGATTAATGAAGTAAACGAAGCGAAAATTCTTGAAACTTATGAAATAGACACGGGTGATCTTTATAGACTCTTGGAACTTGTTGACTGGTTAATGTATTCTTTGGTAGAACTGTATAAGCTTTTCAATCCCAGGCCCGAAGTTATTGAATTTTTGAAAAAGCTTCACATACGAGTTAAACATGGAGTTAGGGAAGAGCTTCTTGAGCTTATTACCCTACCGATGGTGGGAAGAAAGAGAGCCAGGGCTCTCTACAATGCTGGCTTCAAAGGAATAGAAGATATTGTAAAAGCAAAACCAAGTGAACTTCTCAGAGTAGAGGGCATTGGTGTCGGAGTTTTAGAGAAGATTTATCAACACTTTGGGGTTGAATTACCAAAGATTCGAGAGAAGAAAAAGGCCAAGAAAGGGACTCTAGATGCATTTTTCAAATGA
- a CDS encoding dephospho-CoA kinase gives MIICVVGMPGSGKGQIVRIFGKYGVPHVSMGDIVREEADKRGMPRTPEGMNSVSIQLRQELGDNAVAKLTVPRVKELLKTNKAVIIDGVRSLDEIQTFKDAFPEEKIVIIAVHSSPKRRFERLNRRGRSDDPRTWSEFEARDWKELKFGIGSVIALADYLIVNENHITDFRREIERLAENLGIKKRSSSSKPRF, from the coding sequence ATGATAATCTGTGTAGTAGGAATGCCAGGATCCGGAAAAGGCCAAATAGTAAGAATTTTTGGAAAATATGGTGTGCCTCACGTTTCTATGGGAGATATTGTAAGAGAGGAAGCTGATAAAAGAGGGATGCCAAGAACACCAGAAGGCATGAATAGTGTGAGCATACAGTTAAGGCAAGAACTCGGAGACAATGCAGTAGCAAAACTCACAGTACCCCGAGTAAAAGAGCTTTTGAAAACTAATAAGGCCGTTATAATTGATGGAGTACGCTCTTTAGATGAAATCCAAACGTTTAAAGATGCATTTCCTGAAGAGAAAATTGTCATAATAGCTGTCCACTCTTCTCCAAAACGGAGATTTGAACGACTTAACAGAAGAGGACGAAGCGATGATCCGAGAACGTGGAGTGAATTTGAGGCAAGGGATTGGAAAGAACTCAAATTTGGTATTGGAAGTGTTATCGCTCTAGCGGATTATCTAATTGTCAATGAAAACCATATAACGGACTTTCGTAGGGAAATAGAAAGGCTTGCAGAGAATCTTGGGATAAAAAAGAGATCCTCATCTTCTAAGCCACGCTTCTAG